One region of Malania oleifera isolate guangnan ecotype guangnan chromosome 6, ASM2987363v1, whole genome shotgun sequence genomic DNA includes:
- the LOC131157847 gene encoding nod factor hydrolase protein 1-like — protein MEGLNPHFLPILLLTLSVAASAMAAPPAVKGAYWPSGASDPPSTIDTSLFTHVYYAFIEPDAASFELSVSNETAAALSNFSSALRLKTPPVKTLVSIGGGGSDPAVFAIIASTATNRRRFIQSTIAVARKFEIDGLDLDWESPRNPKEMEDLGLLLNDWRLGLEKEAQETARPRLLLTAAVYFAADFFLSDVYRKFPVASLGKNLDMINVMCYDYHGSWNTSATGAHAALFDPNSNISTSYGLKSWIQAGAPREKLVMGLPLYGRTWELQNPKLNGIGAPAVGLGPGEDGVLIFSQIEAFNLKNNATIVYDAETVSTYSYSGTSWVGYDDTRSTTVKVTYAKGLQLQGYFFWALSYDSEWKISTAASKAWHL, from the exons ATGGAAGGCCTAAACCCACACTTCCTCCCCATCCTACTCTTGACTCTCTCCGTCGCTGCTTCCGCCATGGCCGCCCCTCCCGCAGTCAAAGGCGCCTACTGGCCATCGGGGGCTTCTGATCCGCCGTCCACCATCGACACCTCCCTCTTCACTCACGTTTACTACGCTTTTATCGAACCCGACGCCGCTTCGTTCGAGCTCAGCGTGTCGAACGAAACTGCCGCAGCTCTGTCAAACTTCTCCTCAGCCCTTCGCCTGAAAACCCCGCCAGTGAAAACCCTCGTCTCCATCGGCGGCGGAGGGAGCGACCCGGCGGTCTTCGCCATCATAGCTTCAACCGCAACGAACCGACGTCGTTTCATCCAGTCAACCATAGCCGTTGCGCGAAAATTTGAAATTGATGGGCTGGACCTGGACTGGGAGTCCCCAAGAAACCCGAAAGAGATGGAGGACTTGGGGCTCTTGCTAAATGACTGGCGACTTGGGCTTGAGAAGGAGGCCCAAGAGACGGCCCGGCCCCGTCTCCTCCTCACCGCCGCCGTGTACTTCGCCGCCGACTTCTTTCTCTCCGACGTGTACCGAAAGTTTCCCGTAGCCTCGCTCGGCAAAAACCTAGACATGATCAACGTGATGTGCTACGACTATCATGGGTCGTGGAACACCTCCGCCACTGGGGCTCACGCCGCATTGTTCGACCCAAATAGCAACATAAGCACAAGCTATGGGCTCAAGTCGTGGATCCAAGCCGGTGCACCTCGAGAGAAGTTGGTCATGGGCCTACCACTCTACGGGCGAACTTGGGAGCTCCAGAACCCGAAACTAAACGGGATCGGAGCTCCTGCCGTGGGCTTAGGACCAGGGGAGGACGGGGTgctaattttctctcaaattgaaGCTTTCAATTTGAAGAACAATGCCACCATAGTATATGACGCCGAGACTGTGTCCACATATTCGTATTCGGGGACCTCGTGGGTCGGGTATGACGATACCCGATCCACCACGGTTAAGGTAACGTATGCGAAGGGCCTCCAACTTCAAGGGTATTTCTTTTGGGCGCTTAGTTACGACAGTGAGTGGAAGATCTCAACAGCAg CTTCCAAGGCATGGCATCTttga
- the LOC131157664 gene encoding nod factor hydrolase protein 1-like has product MEGLNPHLLPLLLLTLSVAASAMAAPPVVKGAYWPSWASDPPSTIDTSLFTHVYYAFLEPDAASFELSVSNETAAALSNFSSALRRKNQSVKTLVSIGGGGSDSAVFATIASNATNRRRFIQSTIAVARKFEIDGLDLDWESPRNPKEMGDLGLLLNDWRLGLEKEAQETARPRLLLTAAVYFAADFFLSGVYRKFPVASLGKNLDMINVMCYDYHGSWDTSATGAHAALFDPNSNISTSYGLKSWIQAGAPREKLVMGLPLYGRTWELQNPKLNGIGAPAVGLGPGDDGVLIFSQVEAFNSKNNATVVYDTKTVSTYSYSGTSWVGYDDTRSTTVKVMYAKGLRLRGYFFWALSYDSEWKISRAASKAWRR; this is encoded by the exons ATGGAAGGCCTAAACCCTCACTTACTCCCCCTCCTTCTCTTGACTCTCTCCGTCGCTGCTTCCGCCATGGCAGCCCCTCCGGTAGTCAAAGGCGCCTACTGGCCGTCGTGGGCTTCTGATCCGCCGTCCACCATCGACACCTCGCTCTTCACTCACGTTTACTACGCTTTTCTCGAACCCGACGCCGCTTCGTTCGAGCTCAGCGTGTCCAACGAAACTGCCGCAGCTCTGTCAAACTTCTCCTCAGCCCTTCGCCGGAAAAACCAGTCAGTGAAAACCCTCGTCTCCATCGGCGGCGGAGGGAGCGACTCGGCGGTCTTCGCCACCATAGCTTCAAACGCAACGAACCGACGTCGTTTCATCCAGTCAACCATAGCCGTTGCGCGAAAATTTGAAATTGATGGGCTGGACCTGGACTGGGAGTCCCCAAGAAACCCGAAAGAGATGGGGGACTTGGGGCTGTTGCTAAATGACTGGAGACTTGGGCTCGAGAAGGAGGCCCAAGAGACGGCCCGGCCCCGTCTCCTCCTCACCGCCGCCGTGTACTTCGCCGCCGACTTCTTTCTCTCCGGCGTGTACCGAAAGTTTCCCGTAGCGTCGCTCGGCAAAAACCTAGACATGATCAACGTGATGTGCTACGACTATCATGGGTCGTGGGACACCTCCGCCACTGGGGCTCACGCCGCATTGTTCGACCCGAATAGCAACATAAGCACAAGCTATGGGCTCAAGTCGTGGATCCAAGCCGGTGCACCTCGAGAGAAGTTGGTCATGGGCCTACCGCTCTACGGGCGAACTTGGGAGCTCCAGAACCCGAAACTAAACGGGATCGGAGCTCCTGCCGTGGGCTTAGGACCAGGGGACGACGGGGTGCTAATTTTCTCTCAAGTTGAAGCTTTCAATTCGAAGAACAATGCTACCGTAGTATATGACACCAAGACTGTGTCCACATATTCGTATTCGGGAACCTCTTGGGTCGGGTATGACGATACCCGATCCACCACGGTTAAGGTAATGTATGCGAAGGGCCTCCGACTTCGTGGGTATTTCTTTTGGGCGCTCAGTTATGACAGTGAATGGAAGATCTCAAGGGCAg CTTCCAAGGCATGGCGTCGTTGA